In Panacibacter ginsenosidivorans, the following proteins share a genomic window:
- a CDS encoding RteC domain-containing protein, with the protein MHHQLTESLASVERDGGNIIETSRKANELTAQALAQLRSHEVAHVFASTAEEITFFKEWKPAIEHWQLYYQELLEMALDCVMPGIWEATVLQEKLVQVRNYFTANTFLVKYYRSGDTYLDDKLFVRSTDQSFPPQGDTLLHAVCDRFVALLLAYEKLHGFIHHALQRLSTGPAPVDKFEKKFKWTDSKAALIELLYALQRKGSINNGQAEL; encoded by the coding sequence GTGCACCATCAGCTGACGGAATCGCTCGCATCGGTTGAGCGCGACGGTGGTAATATCATAGAAACATCCAGGAAGGCTAATGAACTTACTGCGCAGGCACTGGCGCAACTGCGTTCACATGAGGTAGCGCATGTCTTCGCGTCAACAGCGGAGGAGATCACCTTTTTTAAGGAATGGAAACCGGCCATTGAACATTGGCAGCTGTATTACCAGGAACTCCTGGAGATGGCACTGGACTGCGTTATGCCCGGGATCTGGGAAGCAACCGTTTTGCAGGAAAAGCTGGTACAAGTCAGGAATTATTTTACCGCGAACACTTTCCTTGTAAAGTATTACAGAAGCGGCGATACCTATCTCGACGACAAACTCTTTGTCCGGTCAACGGACCAATCGTTTCCGCCGCAAGGCGACACGCTATTACATGCAGTATGCGACCGGTTTGTTGCGCTACTGCTGGCCTATGAAAAACTGCATGGCTTTATTCATCATGCGCTACAGCGTTTATCAACAGGCCCGGCACCGGTAGACAAGTTCGAGAAGAAATTTAAATGGACGGATTCAAAAGCTGCGCTTATTGAGCTTCTGTATGCATTGCAACGCAAAGGAAGTATCAACAACGGGCAGGCAGAACTGTGA
- a CDS encoding nuclear transport factor 2 family protein, which yields MMNIETASAFVGQRIDAFNAHNLEQILDHYADDIEFYSPFIPLLKFNEEGVIRGKPGLRAYFEAGLAAYPELRFTLQQYYTGINTVVISYTSVNGRSAAETFQLNGQGKAVRVYCNYFPAIPVT from the coding sequence ATGATGAACATTGAAACGGCTTCCGCATTTGTGGGTCAACGGATCGATGCATTCAATGCACATAACCTTGAACAGATCCTTGATCATTACGCTGATGATATTGAATTCTATTCCCCCTTTATTCCGTTATTAAAATTCAATGAGGAAGGGGTCATCAGAGGCAAACCCGGTTTACGCGCTTATTTTGAAGCAGGCCTTGCTGCTTATCCTGAGCTGCGCTTTACACTGCAGCAATATTATACCGGAATTAATACGGTCGTTATCAGTTACACTTCGGTCAATGGCAGGTCTGCTGCAGAGACGTTCCAGTTAAACGGTCAGGGAAAAGCTGTAAGAGTGTACTGCAATTATTTCCCGGCGATACCGGTCACTTAG
- a CDS encoding YbhB/YbcL family Raf kinase inhibitor-like protein — MKKAMVIVALLACMAGKAQTFTLQSKDLGGQAMMKQVLNGFGCSGGNVSPELFWENAPAGTKSFAVTMYDQDAPTGSGWWHWLIFDLEKTCSELPADAGNVQKNIAPENAIQSRTDFGVPGYGGPCPPPGSKPHAYVITLYALDTEKLGLGANASPALVGFYLGQHTIQKASLVFYYQQ; from the coding sequence ATGAAAAAGGCAATGGTAATCGTGGCGCTGCTTGCCTGCATGGCAGGTAAAGCGCAGACATTCACACTACAATCAAAAGACCTGGGAGGCCAGGCAATGATGAAGCAGGTCCTGAATGGTTTCGGGTGCAGCGGCGGCAATGTATCACCGGAGTTATTTTGGGAAAACGCCCCTGCCGGCACAAAAAGTTTTGCCGTTACCATGTATGACCAGGATGCGCCAACGGGCAGCGGCTGGTGGCACTGGTTGATTTTTGACCTGGAAAAAACCTGCTCGGAGCTGCCCGCTGACGCCGGTAACGTACAAAAAAATATAGCACCTGAAAATGCCATCCAGAGCAGAACCGATTTCGGAGTACCGGGTTATGGCGGACCTTGTCCCCCACCGGGAAGCAAGCCACATGCCTATGTCATTACCTTGTATGCCCTGGATACAGAAAAACTCGGATTGGGTGCAAACGCCAGTCCCGCGCTTGTTGGATTTTACTTAGGCCAGCACACGATTCAGAAAGCTTCCCTGGTTTTTTATTACCAGCAATGA
- a CDS encoding cupin domain-containing protein: MAVKGGTPKHYHTSFSETFIPVEGTLGVDVGKEQLRLIPGEIAVAPKNVVHRFYNPGTTPIRFQVKIAPAESRFLESLCIGYGLADDGLTNNKGIPAKLDHLAVLMEHADSRFTGFLALIEPILLRRAVRARKKGVMNALREKYCR, from the coding sequence CTGGCGGTAAAAGGAGGTACACCCAAGCATTATCATACCAGTTTCAGCGAAACATTTATTCCGGTGGAAGGAACGTTGGGTGTAGATGTGGGGAAGGAGCAATTGAGGCTGATACCCGGTGAGATAGCTGTCGCCCCAAAAAACGTCGTGCATCGTTTTTATAATCCAGGTACAACACCTATCCGTTTTCAGGTCAAGATTGCACCCGCTGAAAGCCGCTTTCTGGAAAGCTTGTGCATTGGGTATGGGTTAGCAGATGATGGACTTACTAATAACAAGGGCATTCCGGCTAAACTGGATCATCTTGCCGTACTGATGGAGCATGCCGATTCGAGGTTTACCGGTTTTCTGGCACTCATCGAACCGATCCTGTTGCGCAGGGCAGTGCGGGCAAGAAAGAAGGGGGTGATGAACGCATTACGGGAAAAATATTGCCGGTAG
- a CDS encoding acyl-CoA thioesterase — MTAFKKVLESNMKIRFHDCDPFNHLNNSRYIDYLITAREDQLLEQYDFDVYQLASEKGIGWVSAQTQISYIAPAQLMEEVSIQTQLISFSEKSLLFEAVMWNRDKDILKAVMWTKLVHFHLQTQKSFAHSEALMQFFGAVVNPLSDAADFETRVKQLKQAI, encoded by the coding sequence ATGACCGCATTCAAAAAAGTGCTGGAAAGCAACATGAAAATCCGTTTTCATGACTGCGATCCATTCAATCACCTGAACAATTCAAGATATATTGATTACCTGATTACTGCAAGGGAAGACCAGTTACTGGAACAGTACGATTTTGATGTGTACCAATTAGCAAGCGAAAAAGGGATCGGCTGGGTATCTGCCCAAACCCAGATCTCCTACATTGCTCCTGCACAACTGATGGAGGAGGTATCCATACAAACGCAACTGATTTCCTTTTCCGAAAAAAGTTTGCTTTTTGAGGCTGTGATGTGGAACAGGGATAAGGATATTTTAAAAGCGGTTATGTGGACGAAGCTGGTTCACTTTCATTTACAGACACAAAAAAGCTTTGCGCATTCCGAAGCACTCATGCAGTTTTTTGGAGCGGTCGTCAACCCGCTCTCTGATGCTGCTGATTTTGAAACCAGGGTAAAGCAATTAAAACAAGCAATATGA
- a CDS encoding TetR/AcrR family transcriptional regulator codes for MSKSERTKQFIIEKTAPVFNAKGFAGTSLNDLTNATGLTKGSIYGNFENKDEVALAVFDYNYQTVTAFIKARILAKDNAVDRLLVYPDVYRNYLKYPFLQTGCPILNTATEADDTHPGLRERAAAALAFWKRAVENQIKRGIARQEIKADTNPAEVAVILISLIEGAFMQAKVTGKTTELKIAMNYLEKMILSLKQ; via the coding sequence ATGTCAAAATCAGAACGGACCAAACAATTTATCATTGAAAAAACAGCGCCTGTTTTCAATGCAAAAGGTTTTGCCGGGACATCATTGAACGATCTCACCAACGCAACAGGATTGACGAAAGGAAGCATTTACGGAAATTTTGAGAACAAAGATGAAGTAGCGCTGGCGGTATTTGATTACAATTATCAAACAGTCACCGCATTTATAAAAGCAAGGATACTGGCTAAGGACAATGCAGTGGACCGTCTCCTGGTTTATCCGGATGTATACAGGAACTATCTGAAGTATCCGTTTCTGCAAACAGGGTGCCCGATATTAAATACGGCGACGGAAGCTGATGACACCCACCCCGGTTTAAGGGAACGGGCTGCTGCCGCACTTGCCTTCTGGAAACGTGCAGTCGAAAATCAAATCAAAAGGGGGATTGCCAGGCAGGAAATAAAAGCTGATACCAATCCAGCTGAAGTGGCGGTCATCCTGATATCACTGATAGAAGGCGCATTTATGCAGGCCAAGGTTACCGGCAAAACAACAGAGTTGAAAATCGCCATGAATTACCTGGAAAAAATGATACTGAGTCTGAAACAATAA
- a CDS encoding RteC domain-containing protein: MKDIAQLLEAVFGIDLGNYYRTFQEIRIRKSGRTNYLDQLKATLIRYMDETDLEYGK; this comes from the coding sequence GTGAAGGACATCGCGCAACTTTTAGAGGCGGTGTTCGGGATAGACCTCGGTAACTATTACCGGACCTTCCAGGAGATTCGCATCCGCAAGAGCGGGCGGACCAATTACCTGGACCAACTAAAAGCAACGCTGATAAGATACATGGACGAAACCGACCTGGAGTACGGAAAGTGA